From Piscinibacter gummiphilus:
GCATCGCCAACATGCTCTCCACGATGAAGGAAGCCGAGAACTTCGGCCTGTCCTACGACGTGGTCGACGACCTGACCGGCAAGAAGCTCGGCCGTGCGTCGAGCGGCACCTTCCGCACCGCCGACGTGGTGGGCCTCGACACGATGGCCCACGTCATGAAGACGATGCAGGACAACCTGAAGGACGATCCCTTCTACGCCGCCTATGAAACGCCCAAGGCCGTGGCTGCGCTGATCGAGAAGGGAGCGCTCGGCCAGAAGACCGGCGCCGGCTTCTACAAGAAGGTCGGCAAGGACATCCAGCGACTCGACCCGGCCAAGGGCGAGTACGTTGCCGCCGGCGGCAAGGCCGACGAGATCGTCGCGCGCATGCTCAAGAAGGCTCCGGCCGAGCGCCTGAAGCTGCTGCGTGAATCGACCAACCCGCAGGCGCAGTTCCTGTGGGCCATCCTGCGCAATGGCTTCCACTACGCCGCCGTGCACCTGGGCGACATCGCCGACTCGGCCCGCGAGATTGACCTCGCGCTGCGCTGGGGCTTCGGCATGAGCCAGGGGCCGTTCGAGTTGTGGCAACAGGCAGGCTGGAAGCAGGTCGCCGAATGGGTCAAGGCCGACATCGATGCCGGCAAGGCGCTCAGCAAGGCGCCGCTGCCTGCCTGGGTGTTCGACGGCCGCGATGGCGTGCACACCGCCGAAGGCTCGTGGAGCGCGTCGCAGAACAAGTACCTGCCGAAGAGCAACCTGCCCGTCTACCAGCGCCAGCACTTCCCCGAAGCGCTGTTTGGCTCGGGAGCGGTCGACCCGCTCAAGTCGGGCACCGAAGAGTTCAAGAACGACGAAGTGCGCGCCTGGACGCTCGATGGCGAGGTGCTCATCCTCAGCATCACCTCCAAGCTGCACCTCATCGGCGAAGGCGTGATCGACGGCATCGCGAAGGCCGTGGACGTGGCCGAAGCCAAGTACAAGGGCCTCGTGATCTGGTCGCCGGACGACGTGTTCTCGGCCGGTGCCAACCTCGAGTCGATGCTGCCGGTCTTCATGAAGAGCGGCGCCAAGGGCATCGCCCCGATGATCAAGAAGCTGCAGGACACCATGCTGCGCATGCGCTACTCGACCGTGCCGGTGATCGCGGCCGTTCGTGGCATCGCGCTCGGCGGCGGCTGCGAGATCGCCGTCTACACCACCAAGCGTGTCGCGGCGATGGAAAGCTACATGGGCCTGGTGGAAGTGGGCGTGGGCCTGATCCCGGGCGGGGGTGGCCTGACCTACATCGCCCGCCGTGCGGCCGAGATGGCCAGCGCTGCGAACGCCAACGCCGACATCCTCAAGTTCCTGACCGAAGGCTTCACCGCCGCCGCGATGGCCAAGGTGGGCACGAGCGCGATCGAGAACCGCAAGAACGGCTACCTGCTGTGGAGCGACATCGTCGTGCCCAACAAGGACGAGCTGCTCTACGTCGCCTCGCAACAGGCCAAGTCCCTGTACGAGAGCGGCTACCGCGCGCCGGCCAAGGCCGTGTTCCCGGTCGCCGGCCGCAACGGCATCGCCACCATCAAGGCCCAGCTGGTCAACATGCGCGACGGCGGCTTCATCAGCCAGCACGACTTCCACATCGGCGCGCTGATCGCTGATGTGGTGTGCGGTGGTGACGTCGATGCCGGATCACTCGTCAACGAGGAATACCTGATGACGCTGGAGCGCAAGCACTTCTGCAGCCTGCTGGAGCACCCGAAGTCGCAGGAACGTGCGATGGGCATGCTCTCGACCGGCAAGCCGGTGCGCAACTAAACAGCGGCCTCACAAGGAAACCACATCATGAGCAAGCAAGTTCAAGACGCCTACATCGTCGCCGCCACCCGCACGCCCATCGGCCGCTCGGGCCGTGGCTATTTCAAGAACACCCGCCCGGACGATCTGCTGATCGCCGCCATTCGCAGCGCGCTGGCGCAGGCCCCCGGCCTGGACCCGGCCGCGATCGAAGACGCGATCATCGGCTGCTCGTTCCCGGAAGGTGAGCAGGGCATGAACATGGCGCGCATCGCCGCCGGCCTGGCGCTGCCAAAGCCGGTGGGCGGCGTGACCGTCAACCGCTTCTGCGCTTCCGGCGTGACCGCCATCCAGATGGCTGCCGACCGCATCCGCGTCGGCGAGGCCGACATCCTGATCGCCGGTGGTGCCGAGTCGATGAGCCTCGTGCCCATGGGCGGCAACAAGCCCTCGTTCAACCCCGAGATCTTCGCCAAGGACGAGAACATCGGCATCGCCTACGGCATGGGCCTGACCGCCGAGAAGGTGGCGGCGCAGTGGAAGGTCTCGCGCGAAGCGCAAGACGCCTTTGCCTACGAGTCGCACATGCGCGCGCTCAAGGCCATCGAGAAGGGCGAGTTCAAGGACGAGATCACGCCGATCGACGTCATCTCGCGCACGCCTGACCTGGCGACCGGCGAGCAGATCGCGAAGAAGCGCACGGTGAGCATCGACGAAGGCCCGCGCCCCGACACCTCGCTCGAAGGCCTGGCCAAGCTGAAGCCCGTGTTCGCCGCCAAGGGCAGCGTGACCGCCGGCAACAGCTCGCAGACGAGCGATGGCGCCGGTGCGCTGATCCTCGCGAGCGAAAGAGCGGTCAAGCAGTTCGGCCTCAAGCCGCTGGCCCGCTTCGTGAGCTTCGCGGCGCGGGGCGTGCCGCCCGAGATCATGGGCATCGGCCCGATCGAAGCCATCCCCGCCGCGTTGAAGTACGCCGGCCTGACGAAGGACCAGATCGACTGGATCGAGCTCAACGAAGCCTTCGCGGCCCAGTCGCTCGCGGTCGTCAACACCATCGGCCTCGACCCGGCCAAGGTGAACCCGATGGGCGGTGCGATTGCCCTCGGCCACCCGCTCGGTGCGACTGGCGCGATCCGCGCGGCCACGGTCGTGCACGCGCTGCGTCGCCACAACCTGAAGTACGGCATGGTGACGATGTGCGTGGGCACCGGCCAAGGCGCGGCCGGCATCTTCGAGCGCGTCTGATCGCGGCGCCATGACACGCGGGCGCCGCATCGCACTGCTAGGCCTCGGGGCCGTGGCGGTCGGTGCTCCCGTGTTGTGGGTCGCTTCACGGCCGGCGGCGCTGCAGTCGCCGGCCTTCGATTCCACCGAGGGTGCGTTGCGCACCCTCGTTGCGTTGAAGACGCAGCCCTTGCGCAGCACCGGCGCATGGGACCTGGCGCACGTGCTGCATCACGCGGCCCAGAGCGTCGAGTATTCGTTGCAGGGCTTTCCTGCGCTGAAGCCCGGCTGGTTCCGCGCGAGCGTCGGCCCGGTCGCGGCCACCGTGTTCTCGGCGCGAGGCCGCATGAGCCACTCGTTGACCGAACCCATTCCCGGCGCCCCCGACATCGCTCAGGGCCAGCCGCTGGCGCCTGCCGTCGACCGTGCGATCGCGGCGCTGCAGGCCTTCGAGCGCCACACCGGCGCCTTGCACCCTCACTTCGCGTACGGCGAGTTGTCCAAGGACGACTACCGCCGTGCCCACCTCATGCATTTCGCCAACCATTGGCAAGAAGTCGTGTGACCCTCCAGGAGGAGCAGCAGATGGATTCTTTCGAGTTCAAGGCGGCTGATGGCTTTGTGCTTCAGGGCCGTCTCTACGGTGACCCAACGCAATGCCAATCGGCGCTGCTGATCGTGTCGGCGATGGGCGTGCCGCAGCGCTTCTACGGCGACTTCGCCGAGTGGCTGGCGGGCCAGGGCCATGTGGTGATGAGCTTCGACTACCGCGGCATCGGGGCCTCGCGACCGTCGCAGCTGAAGCATTCGCTGAAAGGCTTCGACACCGACATCGACACCTGGGCCAAGCAGGACACCTCGGCCGCGCTGGCGTGGCTCGATGCCCGCGTCTCGAAAGACACGCCGATCCACTGGCTCGGCCACAGCCTGGGCGGCCAGATCTTCGGCATGGTGCCCAACCGCGAGCGCGTGGCGAGCATCGTGACCATCGGCGTGGGCACCGGCTACTGGCTGCGTCAGGCGCCGCTCGTGCGCAGCTACGTGTGGTGGCTCTGGTACGTGGTGGCGCCGCTGTCGATGAAGCTCTTTGGCTACTTCCCCGGCAGGCGCTTGAAGAAGATCGGCGACCTGCCGCTGGGCGTGATGCAGCAGTGGCGCCGCGCCTGCCTCGACCGCGACTATCTCGTCGGCCAGGCCGGAGAGGAGACACGTGCCGACTACGCCGCCGTGCGCACGCCCATCCTCTCGCTCTCGTTCACCGATGACGAATACATGTCGGCCCGCAACACCGCCGACATGCATGCCTTCTATGCCAGCGCGCCGCGCGAGATGCGCCGCATCGCGCCGCAGGACATCGGCGCCAAGCGCATCGGCCATTTCGGTTTCTTCCGCGAGCGCTTTGCCGATAGCCTGTGGCCGCAGGTGTCGCGTTGGTTGACGCCGGCCACGGCGCGCTGACGCAGAATTCCCATTCCCCTTCGGAGACAGACATGACCATCAAGACTGCGCTGCTCAACGGCGTCTACACCATCGAAATCGCCCGCCTCGAGAAGAAGAACGCGCTCACGAGCGACATGTACCTGGCGATGGCCAAGGCGCTCAACGACGCGAAGGCCGACGGCGCCGTGCGCAGCGTGCTCATCACCGGCCAGCCTGGCATCTTCACCTCGGGCAACGACATCGAGGACTTCGCCAAGCGCTCCGCCACCGCGGCCGCCGTGTCGCCTGCTCGCGCCTTCATGGACGCGCTGATTGGCTGCGACAAGCCGGTGATCGCCGCCGTCACCGGCGCGGCCATCGGCATCGGCACCACGCTGCTGCTGCATTGCGACTTCGTCTACGTGTCCGACGAAGCCCGGCTCGTGATGCCCTTCGTGAGCCTTGGCCTGGTGCCCGAGTTCGCCTCCAGCCAGCTCATTCCGCAGCTGATGGGCCAGCGCAAGGCCGCCGAGAAGCTGATGCTCGGCGACCCCTTCACCGGTGCCGAAGCGGTGGAGTGCGGCATCGCCAACGCGGTGCTGCCAGCAGGCGAAGTGGCGCCTCACGCGCGCCGCGTGGCCGAGCGTTTCAATGCGTTGCCGCCGGGCGCCATCCGCGCCACCAAGAAGCTGATGCGGGGGCGTCTGGCCGACGGCTTCTTCCAGACCATCGACGCCGAAAACGCTGTCTTCGCAGCACAACTCCAGAGCCCCGAGGCGAAGGAAGCGTTCAGCGCCTTCTTCCAGAAACGAAAGCCGGATTTCAGCCAGTTTTCCTGATTCCGCGCACTTGAGCGGTGCCGGCCCGGGCGGCGTGCGGGTATCGTCGCGCGCATGAATTCCGGGCTCTTCAAAGCCATCAAGTTGCTGCTCGTGCCGGTGCTGCTGTGGCAGGGCCGGCAGGTGCGCCGCCATGCGCTGCGGCTGCCCGAAGCCGAAGGCCCGCGCGAGGGGGTGGCCGGCACCGGGCGCGTGAAGCTGCGCATCCTGATCGTGGGTGATTCGTCGGCGGCCGGCGTCGGCGCGAAGAACCAGATCCAGGCCCTGGCCGGCCGCCTGAGCGAAGCGCTGTCGCAGCGGCTGCACGGCGCGGTGGTGTGGCAGCTGATCGCCCGCAGCGGTGACTCGACCCGCAGCTCGCTCGCTGCCGTGCGCAAGCTCTCGCTGCACCCGGCCGACGTGATGGTGACGGCGCTCGGCTTGAACGACGTGATCGCGCAGGTGCCGGTCGCCACCTGGCTCGCGCAACTCGACAAGCTCGACCGTGCCGCCGCCCGCCGCGCCGGCATCAAGCACACGGTGCACACCGGCATCCCGCCGGTCCACGCGTTCCCGATGTTGCCCAACCCGCTGCGCTGGGTGCTCGGCACCGACGCCCAGGCCTACAACCAGGCGCTCAGCGCGTGGTCGGATCGGTGGTCGGAGCGCTGGTGGCTGCCGGTGCCCATCGAGCCCGACATCCCGCCCCCCGGCAACGACTCCAGCGTGCTGATGGCCGAAGACGGTTTCCACCCGGGCCCGGCCGCCTATGCGATGTGGGCCGAGCAGCTCGCCGGCCTGATCGTCCACGAGATCGTGCCGCGCCTGCCGAAAACCATGCCCACCCGGCGCAGCCGGCGCCTGGAAGCGCAGGACACCCAGCCGCTCGACCTCTGAGAGGCCGCCTCAGCGTTCAGTCTTGCGGCGGCAGCGGTCGTGGCTTGCCCTCGTCGTCGATGGCCACGTAGGTGAGGCTGGCCTCGGTGACCTTCACGACTTCGAGCTTGGCCGGGTTGCGCTCGGCGTAGACCTCCACATGCACCGTCACCGAGGTGCGGCCGATGCGTTCCACGCGGGCATACAGGCTCAAGAGGTCGCCCATCGAGACGGGCTGCTTGAAGATGAACTGGTTGACCGCCACGGTCGCGATCCGGCCCTTCGCGATGCGGTTCGGGAGCACCGAGCCGGCCAGGTCGACCTGCGCCATGATCCAGCCGCCGAAGATGTCGCCGTTGCCGTTGGCGTCGGACGGCATGGGCATGACACGCATGACCAGGTCCATGTCGGTGGGCAGCGTGACGGGCAGGGTGTTGGTCGCGGAATTCATGGGCTGCATTGTGAAACGCTTTGCGCTGGCACACTGAGGTGATGCGTCGAGAATCCGTGTCGTCTTCCATGCCTCCTGCGCCCATGTCAGCGGCTGCATCCACCGGCCCTCGCTCCGACTGGAGCACCTTGCGCAAGCTGCTGCCCTACCTCTGGCACTACCGCTGGCGTGTGCTGCTCGCGCTGGGCTTCATGGTGGGCGCCAAGACGGCCAACGTGAGCGTGCCGCTGCTGCTCAAGGAACTGGTCGACAGCATGTCGCTCAAGCCGGGCGACGTGCGCGCGGTGCTGGTGGTGCCCATGGGCCTGCTGGTGGCCTACGGTGCCCTGCGCCTGTCGACCTCGCTCTTCACCGAGCTGCGCGAGCTGGTGTTCGCCAAGGCGACCGAGGGCACGGCGCGCAGCATTTCGCTGAGCGTCTTCCGCCACCTGCACTCGCTGAGCTTGCGCTTCCACCTGGAGCGGCAGACTGGCGGCATGACGCGCGACATCGAGCGCGGCACGCGAGCCGTGCACTCGCTCATCTCGTATTCGCTCTACAGCATCGTGCCCACGCTCATCGAAGTGGTGATGGTGCTCACGCTCCTGGGCGTGAAGTTCGACGCCTGGTTCGCGTGGATCACGATCATGGCGCTGGTGATCTACATCGCCTTCACCATCACGGTGACCAACTGGCGCACGCAGTTCCGCAAGCAGGTCAACGAGCTCGACTCGACCAGCCACACCCGCGCCATCGACTCGCTGCTCAACTACGAGACGGTCAAGTACTTCAACAACGAAGACTTCGAGGCGAAGCGCTACGACGAGAGCCTGGAGCGCCTGCGCCGCGCGCAACTGAAGGCGCAGACCACGCTCTCCATCCTCAACACCGGGCAACAGCTCATCATCGCCGTCGGCCTGGTCGCGATGCTCTGGATGGCCACGCGCGGTGTGGTCGACGGCCGCATGACGCTCGGCGACCTGGTGATGGTCAACGCCTTCATGATCCAGCTCTACATCCCACTCAACTTCCTGGGCGTGATCTACCGCGAGATCAAGCAGAGCCTGACCGACCTCGACAAGATGTTCACGCTGATGGAGCGGGAGCGCGAGGTCGACGATGCCCCCGGCGCCCAGCCGCTGCAGGTGAAAGACGGCCATGTGAAATTCAGCCACGTCAACTTCGCCTACGAGCCGGCGCGGCCCATCCTGCACGACGTGAGCTTCGAGATCCCGGCCGGCAAGACGGTGGCGGTGGTCGGCCCGTCAGGCTCGGGCAAGAGCACGCTCGCGCGCCTGCTCTACCGCTTCTACGACGTGAACTCGGGCGCCATCAGCATCGACGGGCAGGACATCCGCACGGTCAAACAGGGCAGCGTGCGCGAGGCCATCGGCATCGTGCCGCAGGACACGGTGCTCTTCAACGACACCGTGGCCTACAACATCGCCTACGGCCGCACCGGCGCCACGCGCGAGCAGATCGAAGCGGCGGCGAAGGCCGCACGCATCCACGACTTCATCGTCTCCACGCCGAAGGGCTACGACACCGCGGTGGGCGAGCGTGGCCTGAAGCTCAGCGGCGGCGAGAAGCAGCGCGTGGCCATCGCCCGCACGCTGCTCAAGAACCCGCCGATCATGATCTTCGACGAGGCGACCTCGGCGCTCGACTCGGCCAACGAGCGTGCCATCCAGGCCGAGCTGCAGGGCGTGGCGCGCAACAAGACGGCGCTCGTGATCGCGCACCGGCTGTCGACGGTGGTCGAGGCGCACCAGATCCTTGTGATGGAGCAGGGCCGCATCGTGGAGCGCGGCACGCACGCGGAGCTGCTGGCGCTCGGCGGGCGTTACGCTTCCATGTGGCAGTTGCAGCAAAACAGCGCCGATGCCGATGTGGAGGTGGCCTGAGCGATGGAAACCAAGTGGCTTGAAGACTTCGTGAGCCTGGCCGAGACGCACAGCTTCTCGCGCTCGGCGCAGCTGCGGCACGTCACGCAGCCGGCGTTCTCGCGCCGCATCCAGGCGCTCGAAGCCTGGGCGGGCATCGACCTCGTCGACCGTTCGTCGTACCCCACGCGCCTCACGCCGGCCGGCGAGACCTTCCGCTCGCAGGCGCTCGAGATCCTGGGGGCCCTGCAGACCACCCGCAACATGATGCACAGCCACCAGGTGGCCGGGCAGGACATGATCGAGTTCGCCGTGCCGCACTCGCTGGCCGTGACCTTCTTCCCGCACTGGGTGATGGACCTGCGCCGCCGCTTCGGCGCCTTGAAGAGCCGGCTGATGGCGCTCAACGTGCACGACGCGGTGATGCTGCTCACCGAAGGCAGCTGCGACCTGCTGATCGCCTACCACCACCCGAGCCAGCCGCTGCAGCTCAACCCCGACCGCTACGAGATGCTCAGCATCGGCCAGGAGACGCTCGCACCCTATGCGCGCGCCGACGCCAGCGGCCAGCCGATGTTCCGCCTGCCGGCCAAGCCGGGCGAGAAGGTGCCGTTCCTGAGCTACGCCTCGGGCGCTTACCTCGGGCGGCTTGTGGAGCAGGTGATCAAGCTCTCGCCGGTGCCGCTGGTGCTCGACCCGATCTACGAGACCGACATGGCCGAGGGTCTGAAGGCGATGGCGCTCGAAGGCCATGGCTTGGCCTTCCTGCCCAACAGCTCGGTGGAGAAGGAAATTCGCAACAACCGCCTGGCGCGCGCCTCGGCGCCGGGCGCGTGCGAGCTGTCGATGGAGGTGCGCCTCTACCGCGAGCGGCCCGAAATGGCGCGGCACACCAAGCCGCAGGCGCAGGCCTTGTGGGATTTCCTGCGCGATGGCGGTGCGTCGGGGCCTTGAGGGCGGGCATTCAAGTTGCGGGCTTCTACGTGGTTCCACTCAGGCGGCCGTCCCTAGAATGCTTTTTCCGGCCAACCCGCCGCCCCGCTTGATTCCTAACCCGAAGGAGTTTCCATGAAGAAGACCCTGCTCGCCCTGGTTGCCGTGCTTGCCGTTGGTGTGGCGCATGCCGACACGCTGAAGAAGATCAAGGACAGCGGCTCCATCACCCTGGGCGCACGCGAATCTTCCGGCGCCCTGGCTTACACGCTGGGCGATGGCAAGTACGTGGGTTTCCACACCGAGATGTCGCAGCGCATCGCCGCTGACCTTCAAAAGCAGCTCGGCCTGCCCAAGCTCGACGTGAAGTTCCAGGTCGTCACCTCGCAGAACCGCGTGCCGCTGGTCCAGAACGGCACGGTGGATCTGGAGTGCGGCTCCACCACCAACAACGCCACCCGCCAGAAGGACGTGTCGTTCGCCGTCACCACCTACATGGAAGAGGTTCGCATCGCCGTCAAGGCGAACTCGGGCATCAACTCCATCAAGGACTTGACGGGCAAGACGGTCGCCACCACCACCGGCACGACCTCGGTGCAGACGCTGCGCAAGCACGAGCGCGCCAACAACGTCGACTTCAAGGAAGTCTTCGGCAAGGACCACGCCGACAGCTTCCTGCTGCTCGAATCGGGCCGCGCCGACGCGTTCGTGATGGACGGCCAGATCCTCGCCGGCAACATCAGCAAGGCCAAGAACCCGGCCGACTTCAAGATCGTCGGCGAAGTGCTGTCGATCGAGCCGATCGCCTGCATGCTGCGCAAGGACGACCCGGCATTCAAGAAGGCCGTCGACGACAGCATCAAGGGCATGATCAAGAGTGGCGAGCTGGCCAAGCTCTACGACAAGTGGTTCATGCAGCCCATCCCGCCGAGCAACACGAAGGTGGGCCTGCCCCTGTCGCAAGCCACGAAGGACGCCTGGGCCAACCCCAACGACCGCCCGATGGAAGACTTCGCCAAGAAGTAAGCGCATCGAGACAAGCCCTAGCGCCCGATGGCGCACGGCTTGCTTACATTCGGAGCGCGGCACGGGAATCCGGCCGCGCTTTTTCCTTGCACCCACGAGGTCGCAAGGGCCCGGCACATGACAAGAGGAGCGCGCCGTGGGGCAGACATGGGACTGGCAGATCTTCCTGCGCGATGACGGAGGAGGGCGGACGTACCTCGAGTGGATGATGTCCGCCTGGGGGTGGACGCTCTCGGTGGCGGTGCTGGCCCTGGTGGTGGCGTTGGTGGTGGGCTCGCTGGTCGGCATCCTGCGCACGGTGCCGCACAAGGGGCTCGCGTTCTTCGGCGAGGCGTGGACGGAGCTCTTCCGCAACATCCCGCTCCTGGTTCAGGTGTTCCTCTGGTACCACGTGATCCCGGGCATCTTCCTGTCGCTTCGCAACGTGCCGAGCTTCATCCTCGTGGTGTTTGCGCTGGGTTTCTTCACCTCGGCGCGGGTCTCCGAGCAGGTGAAGGCGGGCATCCAGGCGCTGCCCAAGGGCCAGCGCTACGCGGGCCTGGCGATGGGCCTCACGCTGCCGCAGACCTACCGCTACGTGCTGCTGCCGATGGCGTTTCGTATCGTCATCCCGCCGCTCACGAGCGAGAGCATGAACATCATCAAGAACTCGGCCGTCGCCTTCGCGGTGAGCGTGGCCGAGCTGACGATGTTTGCGATGCAGGCGCAGGAAGAAACCTCGCGCGGCGTCGAGGTGTACCTCGCGGTGACGGGTCTGTATTTCGTGTCCGCCTTCGTCATCAACCGGATCGCCTTGTTCATCGAGCACAAGGTGCAGATTCCCGGCACGCTGGGAGCCGGCCGATGATCAGCGCACTCGATTTCAGCTTCCTCAACTGGAGCGTCATCTCCAGCTTCGTCGCCAAGGGCTTCATCTATTCGATCCAGCTCACGCTGGTCGCGATGGTCGGCGGCATCGTCCTCGGCACCCTGCTCGCCCTGATGCGCCTGTCGGGCAAGAAGTGGCTGGAGGTGCCGGCGGCGTTCTACGTCAACACGCTGCGCTCCATCCCGCTCGTGATGGTGATCCTGTGGTTCTTCCTGCTGATCCCCATGCTGATCGGCCGGCCGATGGGTGCGGAGCTGTCGGCCATCATCACCTTCACGGTGTTCGAGGCGGCCTACTACTCCGAGATCATGCGGGCCGGCATCCAGAGCGTGCCGCGCGGCCAGGTGCATGCGGGTTACGCGGTGGGCATGACCTACCGCCAGACCATGCAGCTCATCGTGCTGCCGCAGGCCTTCCGCAACATGCTGCCGGTGCTGCTCACGCAGACGATCATCCTGTTCCAGGACACCTCGCTCGTCTACGCGATAGGCGCCTACGACCTGCTCAAGGGTTTCGAGGTGGCAGGCAAGAACTTCAACCGGCCGGTGGAGACCTACCTCGTCGCTGCCGTCGTGTATTTCGTCATCTGCTTCAGTCTGTCGATGCTCGTGCGTCGCCTGCAAAAGAAGATCCAGATCATTCGCTAGGAATCACCATGATCGACATCAAGAACGTGAGCAAGTGGTACGGCAGCTTCCAGGTGCTGACCGACTGCACCACCAGCATCCAGAAGGGCGAGGTGGTCGTGGTGTGCGGCCCGTCCGGCTCGGGCAAGTCGACGCTCATCAAGACGGTGAACGCACTGGAGCCCTTCCAGAAGGGCGACATCGTGGTCGACGGCATCTCCATCGCCGACCCCAAGACCAACCTGCCCAAGCTGCGCTCGCGCGTGGGCATGGTGTTCCAGCACTTCGAGCTCTTCCCGCACCTGAGCGTGACCGAGAACCTCACGCTGGCGCAGATCAAGGTCCTGGGGCGCAGCAGCGACGAAGCCAAGACGCGTGGCCTCAAGATGCTCGACCGCGTGGGCCTGATGGCGCACAAGGACAAGTTCCCCGGCCAGCTCTCCGGAGGCCAGCAGCAGCGCGTGGCCATCGCCCGCGCCTTGAGCATGGACCCGATCGTGATGCTCTTCGACGAACCCACCTCCGCGCTCGACCCCGAGATGGTCGGCGAAGTGCTCGACGTGATGGTGCAGCTGGCCCACGAAGGCATGACCATGATGTGCGTGACGCACGAGATGGGCTTCGCCAAGAAGGTGAGCCACCGGGTGATCTTCATGGACGCCGGCAAGATCGTCGAAGACTGCCCGAAGGATGATTTCTTCGGCCATCCGGAAGCCCGCTCCCCGCGCGCGAAGGACTTCCTCTCGAAGATCCTCCAGCACTGAACTGCGGGCACGCAAAAAAAGAAGCCCCGGCATGCCGGGGCTTCTTCGTTTCAGCGCCGACTTGCGTCGGGCGCTGACGCATCACGAGCAGCGTGCGGTGCGGAAGTCCGAGAAGCCGAGGGCGTTCGGGTTCGAGCAGGCGAACGAGGTGTAGCGGGTGTCGCCGTCGACGAAGCGCTTCATCCAGGCCACGCCCTTCAGGCCGACGGTGTCGTTGGCGTTGTTGAAGCAGAAGTGGTCACCCAGGGTCTTCTCCAGGTACTGCTTCGGGTTGCGCGTCATGCTGTTGTAGAACGGGATGGCGTGCGAGATCACCGGGGCGACGATGTCGCTCTGGCAGCCGAAGATCAGCGTGGGCACGGTCACCGACGAGAAGTTGGTCGAGGTGTTCCACGGGGCTTGCGGGGCCGCAGCCTTGATCGAGGGACGGTTCTTAGCCGAGATCAGCGAGCCGCCACCACCCATCGACCAACCCATGACGCCGGTGCGGGTGCCGTCGACCTTGCCGTAGATCGGGCTGCTGCTGGTGTTGCCCAGGGCCACCACCTGGTCGAGCGCGGCCAGCTGCTGGCGCGAGCGGCTGTCAGGCTGGTCGCCGGTGGTGTAGGTGTCGATGGTGATGACCACGAAACCGTGCGAGGCCAGGCGGGGGCCCCACCAGTTGATGCTGCTCTGGTACGAGAGGAAGCCCGGCACGATGGCGATCGCACCGACCTTCGCACCGGCGTTGGTGGGGTAGTACACGGTGCCCGCGCCGTAGCCGCTCGGGCGGCTCACATTGAACTGACTCACGTTGAACGGGCCGCGGTTGGCTTCGAGCGACGACTTGGTCGGGTTCGGGCCGATCTGCACGGCCGAGGCGCTGGCGGTGATCAGGCCGGCGCCAACAAGCACGGCCGCCTTGAGGAACTGCTGAATCTTCATTTTGTCTCCAGAGGTTTTCGGGGTGATGCCGGCGGACACAAGCTCTGGGTCAAATGGCCTGCTCGCTGGCGAACTGATTATTGAACCGGCGTGCAATCAAGGCCGTTCTCGCTTTCCTGATACCACTCGACTCAAGCTTGACGGGCGGTTTTGTGCTAAGCATTTCTTCCGCGGTGAATTTCGAGATAGTCCTTCTGTTTCAACGTGTTGCGACGGTTTTCCTGGGGTTTGCCCGAGCCTTCGGGTCTGCGCTAGCGGCTGGCGAAGGGTGGTGTGCTTTACTCGCCGACAGCGTTTTCAGCTCAAAAAATCACCATGCGTGCAATATTGCTTCTGTCCGGGGCTGCCTTGGTGGGTGCGGCTTGCTTGTGGGGCCGCTCCATTCCGGCTGACCCTGCCCCGGGCAA
This genomic window contains:
- a CDS encoding amino acid ABC transporter substrate-binding protein, with the translated sequence MKKTLLALVAVLAVGVAHADTLKKIKDSGSITLGARESSGALAYTLGDGKYVGFHTEMSQRIAADLQKQLGLPKLDVKFQVVTSQNRVPLVQNGTVDLECGSTTNNATRQKDVSFAVTTYMEEVRIAVKANSGINSIKDLTGKTVATTTGTTSVQTLRKHERANNVDFKEVFGKDHADSFLLLESGRADAFVMDGQILAGNISKAKNPADFKIVGEVLSIEPIACMLRKDDPAFKKAVDDSIKGMIKSGELAKLYDKWFMQPIPPSNTKVGLPLSQATKDAWANPNDRPMEDFAKK
- a CDS encoding ABC transporter ATP-binding protein/permease; the encoded protein is MSAAASTGPRSDWSTLRKLLPYLWHYRWRVLLALGFMVGAKTANVSVPLLLKELVDSMSLKPGDVRAVLVVPMGLLVAYGALRLSTSLFTELRELVFAKATEGTARSISLSVFRHLHSLSLRFHLERQTGGMTRDIERGTRAVHSLISYSLYSIVPTLIEVVMVLTLLGVKFDAWFAWITIMALVIYIAFTITVTNWRTQFRKQVNELDSTSHTRAIDSLLNYETVKYFNNEDFEAKRYDESLERLRRAQLKAQTTLSILNTGQQLIIAVGLVAMLWMATRGVVDGRMTLGDLVMVNAFMIQLYIPLNFLGVIYREIKQSLTDLDKMFTLMEREREVDDAPGAQPLQVKDGHVKFSHVNFAYEPARPILHDVSFEIPAGKTVAVVGPSGSGKSTLARLLYRFYDVNSGAISIDGQDIRTVKQGSVREAIGIVPQDTVLFNDTVAYNIAYGRTGATREQIEAAAKAARIHDFIVSTPKGYDTAVGERGLKLSGGEKQRVAIARTLLKNPPIMIFDEATSALDSANERAIQAELQGVARNKTALVIAHRLSTVVEAHQILVMEQGRIVERGTHAELLALGGRYASMWQLQQNSADADVEVA
- a CDS encoding SGNH/GDSL hydrolase family protein, with protein sequence MNSGLFKAIKLLLVPVLLWQGRQVRRHALRLPEAEGPREGVAGTGRVKLRILIVGDSSAAGVGAKNQIQALAGRLSEALSQRLHGAVVWQLIARSGDSTRSSLAAVRKLSLHPADVMVTALGLNDVIAQVPVATWLAQLDKLDRAAARRAGIKHTVHTGIPPVHAFPMLPNPLRWVLGTDAQAYNQALSAWSDRWSERWWLPVPIEPDIPPPGNDSSVLMAEDGFHPGPAAYAMWAEQLAGLIVHEIVPRLPKTMPTRRSRRLEAQDTQPLDL
- a CDS encoding acyl-CoA thioesterase, whose translation is MNSATNTLPVTLPTDMDLVMRVMPMPSDANGNGDIFGGWIMAQVDLAGSVLPNRIAKGRIATVAVNQFIFKQPVSMGDLLSLYARVERIGRTSVTVHVEVYAERNPAKLEVVKVTEASLTYVAIDDEGKPRPLPPQD
- a CDS encoding LysR substrate-binding domain-containing protein; its protein translation is METKWLEDFVSLAETHSFSRSAQLRHVTQPAFSRRIQALEAWAGIDLVDRSSYPTRLTPAGETFRSQALEILGALQTTRNMMHSHQVAGQDMIEFAVPHSLAVTFFPHWVMDLRRRFGALKSRLMALNVHDAVMLLTEGSCDLLIAYHHPSQPLQLNPDRYEMLSIGQETLAPYARADASGQPMFRLPAKPGEKVPFLSYASGAYLGRLVEQVIKLSPVPLVLDPIYETDMAEGLKAMALEGHGLAFLPNSSVEKEIRNNRLARASAPGACELSMEVRLYRERPEMARHTKPQAQALWDFLRDGGASGP